A part of Natator depressus isolate rNatDep1 chromosome 18, rNatDep2.hap1, whole genome shotgun sequence genomic DNA contains:
- the ANGPTL7 gene encoding angiopoietin-related protein 7 isoform X2: MPVKVTMQLAWLCVITLSLAIYPAWLQKPPKRRTTNGNTQLKMMGCCNEMKELKLQIANLSTMLGALSKKQEDDWVKVVMQVMELEGSTKQMESRLIDAESKYSEINSQIDIMQLQAAQMVTQTSADAVYDCSSLYQKNYRISGVYKLPPDEFLGSPDLEVHCDMETDGGGWTIIQRRKVGLISFNRDWKQYKEGFGNIRGDFWLGNENIYRLSRRPTMLRVELEDWEGNIRYAQYNHFTLSNELNSYRLFLGNYTGNTGHDSLRYHNNTAFSTKDKDNDKCVDHCAEFRKGGYWYNCCTDSNLNGVYYRKGENTKNTDGITWYGWHGSTYSLKRVEMKIRPEDFKP, translated from the exons ATGCCAGTGAAAGTCACTATGCAACTGGCATGGCTCTGTGTTATCACCTTGTCCTTGGCCATCTACCCAGCGTGGCTGCAGAAGCCTCCCAAGAGGAGAACGACCAACGGGAACACCCAGCTCAAAATGATGGGCTGCTGCAATGAGATGAAAGAGCTCAAGCTGCAGATAGCCAATCTGAGCACCATGCTGGGGGCGCTGAGCAAGAAGCAGGAAGACGACTGGGTGAAGGTGGTTATGCAGGTAATGGAGCTGGAAGGGAGCACCAAGCAGATGGAGTCCCGGCTCATCGATGCCGAGAGCAAGTACTCCGAAATTAACAGCCAGATAGACATCATGCAGCTGCAGGCAGCCCAGATGGTCACACAAACCTCAGCTG ATGCTGTCTATGACTGCTCATCCCTTTACCAGAAGAATTACAGAATCTCCGGGGTTTACAAGCTGCCACCTGATGAATTCTTGGGGAGCCCCGACCTAGAG GTGCACTGCGACATGGAGACAGATGGTGGTGGCTGGACCATCATCCAGAGGCGCAAAGTTGGCCTGATCTCTTTCAACAGAGATTGGAAACAATACAAGGAAGGATTTGGCAACATCCGGGGAGATTTCTGGCTAGGGAATGAAAATATCTATCGGCTCTCCAGACGCCCGACCATGCTGCGAGTAGAGCTGGAG GACTGGGAAGGCAACATCCGCTACGCACAATATAACCACTTCACCCTGAGCAATGAGTTGAATAGCTACCGCCTTTTCCTGGGGAACTACACCGGCAACACAGGGCACGACTCCCTAAGGTACCACAACAACACAGCCTTCAGCACCAAGGACAAGGACAACGACAAGTGCGTGGATCACTGTGCCGAGTTCCGTAAAG GTGGATACTGGTACAACTGCTGCACAGACTCCAACCTGAATGGGGTTTACTACCGCAAAGGGGAAAATACCAAAAACACGGATGGAATCACCTGGTATGGCTGGCACGGCTCAACCTACTCCCTGAAAAGAGTCGAGATGAAGATCCGGCCAGAGGATTTCAAACCCTAG
- the ANGPTL7 gene encoding angiopoietin-related protein 7 isoform X1 → MPVKVTMQLAWLCVITLSLAIYPAWLQKPPKRRTTNGNTQLKMMGCCNEMKELKLQIANLSTMLGALSKKQEDDWVKVVMQVMELEGSTKQMESRLIDAESKYSEINSQIDIMQLQAAQMVTQTSAADAVYDCSSLYQKNYRISGVYKLPPDEFLGSPDLEVHCDMETDGGGWTIIQRRKVGLISFNRDWKQYKEGFGNIRGDFWLGNENIYRLSRRPTMLRVELEDWEGNIRYAQYNHFTLSNELNSYRLFLGNYTGNTGHDSLRYHNNTAFSTKDKDNDKCVDHCAEFRKGGYWYNCCTDSNLNGVYYRKGENTKNTDGITWYGWHGSTYSLKRVEMKIRPEDFKP, encoded by the exons ATGCCAGTGAAAGTCACTATGCAACTGGCATGGCTCTGTGTTATCACCTTGTCCTTGGCCATCTACCCAGCGTGGCTGCAGAAGCCTCCCAAGAGGAGAACGACCAACGGGAACACCCAGCTCAAAATGATGGGCTGCTGCAATGAGATGAAAGAGCTCAAGCTGCAGATAGCCAATCTGAGCACCATGCTGGGGGCGCTGAGCAAGAAGCAGGAAGACGACTGGGTGAAGGTGGTTATGCAGGTAATGGAGCTGGAAGGGAGCACCAAGCAGATGGAGTCCCGGCTCATCGATGCCGAGAGCAAGTACTCCGAAATTAACAGCCAGATAGACATCATGCAGCTGCAGGCAGCCCAGATGGTCACACAAACCTCAGCTG CAGATGCTGTCTATGACTGCTCATCCCTTTACCAGAAGAATTACAGAATCTCCGGGGTTTACAAGCTGCCACCTGATGAATTCTTGGGGAGCCCCGACCTAGAG GTGCACTGCGACATGGAGACAGATGGTGGTGGCTGGACCATCATCCAGAGGCGCAAAGTTGGCCTGATCTCTTTCAACAGAGATTGGAAACAATACAAGGAAGGATTTGGCAACATCCGGGGAGATTTCTGGCTAGGGAATGAAAATATCTATCGGCTCTCCAGACGCCCGACCATGCTGCGAGTAGAGCTGGAG GACTGGGAAGGCAACATCCGCTACGCACAATATAACCACTTCACCCTGAGCAATGAGTTGAATAGCTACCGCCTTTTCCTGGGGAACTACACCGGCAACACAGGGCACGACTCCCTAAGGTACCACAACAACACAGCCTTCAGCACCAAGGACAAGGACAACGACAAGTGCGTGGATCACTGTGCCGAGTTCCGTAAAG GTGGATACTGGTACAACTGCTGCACAGACTCCAACCTGAATGGGGTTTACTACCGCAAAGGGGAAAATACCAAAAACACGGATGGAATCACCTGGTATGGCTGGCACGGCTCAACCTACTCCCTGAAAAGAGTCGAGATGAAGATCCGGCCAGAGGATTTCAAACCCTAG